A region of Methyloversatilis discipulorum DNA encodes the following proteins:
- a CDS encoding response regulator transcription factor, producing the protein MKHTVLVVDDHEMTRVGLRACAQATGLGEVDWLDAGTLSGALAAFAAHRPDLVLLDLKLPDSLGLQGLRRFLAEAPEARVAVFSATEDPVVIEQARALGALGYVPKSARSADILDMVLTLLRGGALPHVCRQPNADYDVTPGTESLNPTQLRVLELVLAGNSNQQIADALGLALGTVKNSVSSVMLKLDAHSRLHLISLFR; encoded by the coding sequence ATGAAGCACACCGTTCTCGTCGTCGACGACCATGAAATGACCCGCGTCGGGTTGCGTGCCTGTGCGCAGGCGACAGGACTGGGCGAGGTCGACTGGCTCGATGCCGGCACGCTGAGCGGCGCGCTGGCCGCTTTTGCGGCTCATCGTCCCGATCTGGTCCTGCTCGATCTGAAGCTGCCCGACAGCCTGGGCCTGCAGGGGCTGAGACGCTTTCTGGCCGAGGCGCCCGAGGCACGTGTGGCCGTCTTCTCGGCGACCGAGGACCCGGTCGTCATCGAGCAGGCGCGGGCCTTGGGCGCGCTTGGTTATGTGCCGAAAAGCGCCCGCTCGGCGGACATCCTCGACATGGTGCTCACGCTGCTGCGAGGCGGCGCTTTGCCGCACGTGTGCCGTCAGCCGAATGCGGACTATGACGTGACACCGGGCACCGAGTCCCTCAATCCGACGCAGTTGCGCGTGCTTGAACTGGTACTCGCCGGCAACAGCAACCAGCAGATCGCCGATGCCCTCGGGCTGGCGCTCGGGACGGTCAAGAATTCAGTGTCGTCCGTCATGCTCAAGCTCGACGCCCACTCCCGTCTGCATCTGATCAGCCTGTTCCGCTGA
- a CDS encoding hybrid sensor histidine kinase/response regulator, with amino-acid sequence MDAGALSSPEVEARILREQVDSMMRTSRSAAIGAFFIGLGFWMFAWYQTGHRGALLWAVLLHGCQLWRYLGYQRYLRAPDAARDPRQAGIDYSNALVVNATIWGLAPWMFLPENDPLVSALMMLVILGMSTGSIASLAPHRRALLSFPIPAIVGLSSRMLWQGDAVHLFMGAAALIYLYVNLAFGLQQHRLLTEALRSRYEKEALARRLREQIDIAERASAERTRFFAAASHDLRQPLHSLGLFGSALAARLRGGPEEALARNLMSCVTALESSFNEMLDVSRLDAGVVQARMRPVALADVFRALDRSFAAEAEGRGLALRLRARRHWVRTDPQLLERLLGNLVHNALKFTARGGVVIGARRRGGQVSIEVWDSGRGIEAAELPRVFEEFYQVGNRERDRAQGLGMGLAIVRRLAALLQLQVEVDSRPGRGTVFRVLAPAALPVAEPAPPQQAPARAWPVLQSARVLVIDDEEAVRASTAAVLRTAGVEVHLADGAATATDIACRLEAEEGARIDVVVCDFRLRNDEDGVSVVASLRAALQRAVPAVLITGDTAPDRVQQARYSGLPVLYKPVPAELLLHTLGDLLGTARSVREVMHPDASGL; translated from the coding sequence ATGGACGCGGGCGCACTGTCCTCACCCGAGGTCGAGGCGCGCATCCTGCGCGAACAGGTCGATTCGATGATGCGCACCAGCCGCAGCGCGGCGATCGGTGCCTTCTTCATCGGGCTTGGTTTCTGGATGTTCGCCTGGTATCAGACCGGGCATCGCGGTGCGCTGCTATGGGCGGTTCTGCTGCACGGGTGTCAGCTGTGGCGTTACCTCGGTTACCAGCGCTACCTGCGCGCGCCCGACGCGGCGCGTGACCCACGGCAGGCTGGCATCGACTACAGCAATGCGCTGGTCGTCAATGCGACGATCTGGGGACTGGCGCCGTGGATGTTCCTGCCCGAGAACGATCCTCTGGTGAGCGCGCTGATGATGCTGGTCATCCTCGGCATGAGCACCGGCTCGATCGCTTCGTTGGCGCCGCACCGGCGGGCGCTGCTGAGTTTCCCGATTCCCGCCATCGTTGGCCTGTCGAGCCGCATGCTGTGGCAGGGCGATGCGGTGCACCTGTTCATGGGCGCGGCAGCGCTGATCTATCTGTACGTGAACCTCGCCTTCGGGCTGCAGCAGCACCGCCTGCTGACCGAGGCGCTGCGCAGCCGCTACGAGAAGGAGGCGCTGGCGCGACGGCTGCGCGAGCAGATCGATATTGCCGAGCGTGCGAGTGCCGAGCGCACGCGTTTCTTTGCTGCCGCCAGCCACGACCTGCGGCAGCCGCTGCATTCGCTCGGGCTGTTCGGCAGCGCGCTGGCGGCGCGGCTGCGAGGCGGGCCGGAGGAGGCGCTGGCCCGCAACCTGATGTCCTGCGTGACTGCGCTCGAATCGTCGTTCAACGAAATGCTCGACGTGTCGCGACTGGATGCCGGTGTGGTGCAGGCACGCATGCGCCCGGTGGCGCTGGCCGACGTGTTCCGCGCGCTCGACCGCAGTTTTGCCGCTGAAGCCGAGGGGCGCGGCCTCGCCCTGCGACTGCGCGCACGACGGCACTGGGTGCGTACCGATCCGCAACTGCTCGAACGGCTGCTCGGCAATCTGGTGCACAACGCGCTGAAGTTCACCGCCCGGGGTGGTGTCGTGATCGGCGCGCGGCGGCGCGGCGGACAGGTGTCGATCGAGGTGTGGGACAGCGGTCGCGGCATCGAGGCGGCCGAGTTGCCGCGCGTATTCGAGGAGTTCTACCAGGTCGGCAACCGCGAGCGCGATCGTGCGCAAGGGCTGGGCATGGGGCTTGCCATCGTGCGCCGGTTGGCGGCGCTGCTGCAGCTGCAGGTCGAGGTCGATTCCCGACCGGGCCGGGGCACCGTTTTCCGCGTCCTGGCGCCCGCAGCTCTGCCGGTGGCGGAACCCGCACCCCCGCAACAGGCGCCAGCGCGTGCATGGCCGGTGCTGCAGTCGGCCCGCGTGCTGGTGATCGATGACGAAGAGGCGGTCCGTGCCTCGACCGCGGCCGTGCTGCGCACCGCGGGCGTCGAGGTTCATCTGGCAGACGGTGCGGCCACGGCGACCGACATCGCTTGCCGGCTGGAAGCGGAGGAGGGCGCGCGCATCGACGTCGTCGTGTGCGATTTCCGTCTGCGCAACGACGAGGACGGCGTTTCGGTCGTCGCCAGCCTGCGAGCCGCACTCCAGCGTGCGGTGCCCGCAGTACTGATCACCGGTGACACCGCACCCGATCGCGTGCAGCAGGCGCGGTACAGCGGACTGCCCGTGCTCTACAAGCCGGTGCCGGCTGAACTGCTGCTGCACACGCTGGGCGATCTGCTCGGCACCGCCCGCTCGGTGCGCGAGGTTATGCATCCGGACGCGAGCGGCCTATGA
- a CDS encoding phasin family protein, producing MTADVPQRLVNILADGGERLLKLQAESVSSALTTQMRAIEQPQTVAEAMSALWQLPQLYGALLEEMAEHARQSYHILSQVQNELVDLACDSVVQQAPALTEALSSGNVLFADRRHRSVVINFPDRRGMIARSRSQSA from the coding sequence GTGACTGCAGACGTGCCGCAGCGTCTGGTCAACATCCTTGCCGACGGCGGTGAACGCCTGCTCAAGCTGCAGGCCGAGTCGGTCAGTTCTGCGTTGACCACCCAGATGCGGGCCATCGAGCAGCCGCAGACGGTCGCCGAGGCAATGTCCGCGCTGTGGCAGTTGCCGCAGCTTTACGGCGCCTTGCTCGAAGAGATGGCGGAGCACGCGCGGCAGTCGTACCACATCCTGTCGCAGGTGCAGAACGAGCTGGTCGATCTGGCTTGCGATTCGGTGGTGCAGCAGGCGCCGGCGCTGACCGAGGCATTGAGCAGCGGCAACGTGCTGTTTGCCGACCGGCGTCACCGGTCGGTCGTGATCAATTTTCCCGACCGCCGCGGCATGATTGCGCGCAGCCGTTCGCAGAGCGCCTGA
- the cysD gene encoding sulfate adenylyltransferase subunit CysD, protein MSTLTHLQRLEAESIHIMREVVAEAENPVMLYSVGKDSAVMLHLAAKAFYPSVPPFPLLHVDTTWKFKAMYEFRDAMARKLGMDLLVHINPDAKARNINPFDHGSALHTDMWKTEGLKQALDKYKFDAAFGGARRDEEKSRAKERIFSFRTAQHRWDPKSQRPELWKLYNARKHPGESIRVFPISNWTELDIWQYIHLENIPIVPLYFAAPRPVVERDGTLIMVDDERMPLRPGETPQMKSVRFRTLGCYPLTGAVESTAATLTDIIQEMLLTTTSERQGRVIDHDSAGSMEKKKQEGYF, encoded by the coding sequence ATGAGTACATTGACGCACCTGCAACGGCTGGAAGCCGAGAGCATCCACATCATGCGCGAAGTGGTGGCCGAGGCCGAAAACCCGGTCATGCTCTATTCGGTCGGCAAGGACAGCGCCGTCATGCTGCACCTCGCCGCCAAGGCCTTCTATCCGTCGGTCCCGCCCTTTCCGCTGCTGCACGTCGACACCACCTGGAAGTTCAAGGCGATGTACGAGTTCCGCGACGCGATGGCGCGCAAGCTCGGCATGGACCTGCTGGTGCACATCAATCCGGACGCCAAGGCACGCAACATCAATCCGTTCGACCACGGTTCGGCGCTGCACACCGACATGTGGAAGACCGAAGGCCTGAAGCAGGCGCTGGACAAGTACAAGTTCGACGCCGCTTTCGGTGGCGCCCGCCGCGACGAGGAAAAGTCGCGCGCCAAGGAGCGCATCTTCTCCTTCCGCACCGCGCAGCACCGGTGGGACCCGAAGAGCCAGCGGCCGGAACTGTGGAAGCTGTACAACGCGCGCAAGCATCCGGGCGAATCGATCCGCGTGTTCCCGATCTCGAACTGGACCGAGCTCGACATCTGGCAATACATCCACCTGGAGAACATCCCCATCGTGCCGCTGTACTTCGCGGCACCGCGACCGGTGGTCGAGCGCGACGGCACGCTCATCATGGTGGACGACGAGCGCATGCCGCTGCGCCCGGGCGAAACGCCGCAGATGAAGAGCGTTCGCTTCCGCACGCTGGGCTGCTACCCGCTGACCGGCGCGGTCGAATCGACCGCCGCCACGCTGACCGACATCATTCAGGAAATGCTGCTGACCACGACGTCGGAGCGCCAGGGCCGCGTGATCGACCACGATTCCGCCGGTTCGATGGAAAAGAAGAAGCAGGAAGGGTATTTCTGA
- the cysN gene encoding sulfate adenylyltransferase subunit CysN, whose translation MAHVSDLIAQDIEAYLRQHEHKSLLRFITCGSVDDGKSTLIGRLLYESKMLFEDQLAALEADSKKVGTQGGDLDFALLVDGLAAEREQGITIDVAYRFFSTDRRKFIVADTPGHEQYTRNMVTGASTADLAIILVDARHGVQTQTRRHSFLVSLIGIKRVVVAINKMDLVGYSKDVYERIEKDYREFAAQIGLSDILCIPMSALKGDNIIEKSAATPWYAGPALMDHLETVQIEDDLQARPFRLPVQWVNRPNLDFRGFSGQIASGTVRPGDRVRVQPSGRDTTVERIVLSTQDMKEAVAGQSVTVTFADEIDCSRGDVIVAADTPALIGDSFDATLVWMSDEAMATGRSYLMKCATRTVGATVNAVEHRVNVNTLERSPATALGLNEIGRVSLLTDRLLAFDAYESVRDTGSFILIDRLTNNTVGAGLLHAARSRPRDLSWTRLEAGRAARAALKQQSPLLLWAGEGIAADKLEQKLMSLGRHTITLPAATADLPRIAGILLDAGLVVVIDADSAQPDSLVAALPAGEHVELKIDAAAAQAALDASGTRLALAAGAAEEMVEQIVETLRRAGRLS comes from the coding sequence ATGGCACACGTTTCCGACCTCATCGCGCAGGACATCGAGGCCTATCTGCGCCAGCACGAGCACAAGAGCCTGCTGCGCTTCATCACCTGCGGCAGCGTCGACGACGGCAAGAGCACGCTGATCGGCCGCCTGCTGTACGAATCGAAAATGCTGTTCGAGGACCAGCTGGCCGCGCTCGAAGCCGACTCTAAGAAGGTGGGCACCCAGGGCGGCGACCTCGACTTCGCGCTGCTGGTCGACGGCCTGGCCGCAGAGCGCGAGCAGGGCATCACGATCGACGTCGCCTACCGCTTCTTCTCGACCGACCGGCGCAAGTTCATCGTCGCCGACACGCCGGGCCACGAGCAGTACACACGCAACATGGTCACCGGCGCCTCGACCGCTGACCTCGCCATCATCCTGGTCGACGCGCGCCACGGCGTGCAGACGCAGACCCGCCGCCACAGCTTCCTGGTGTCGCTGATCGGCATCAAGCGCGTCGTCGTCGCCATCAACAAGATGGATCTGGTCGGCTACTCGAAGGACGTTTACGAGCGCATCGAGAAGGACTACCGCGAGTTCGCAGCGCAGATCGGTCTCTCCGACATCCTGTGCATCCCGATGTCGGCGCTGAAGGGCGACAACATCATCGAGAAGAGCGCTGCCACGCCGTGGTATGCCGGTCCGGCGCTGATGGACCACCTGGAAACCGTGCAGATCGAGGATGACCTGCAGGCGCGGCCGTTCCGCCTGCCGGTGCAGTGGGTGAACCGCCCCAATCTCGACTTCCGCGGCTTCTCCGGCCAGATCGCCTCCGGCACCGTGCGCCCGGGCGACCGCGTGCGCGTGCAGCCGTCCGGCCGCGACACCACGGTCGAGCGCATCGTGCTGTCGACGCAGGACATGAAAGAAGCGGTGGCTGGCCAGTCGGTCACCGTCACCTTCGCCGACGAGATCGACTGTTCGCGCGGCGACGTGATCGTCGCCGCCGACACGCCGGCGCTGATCGGTGACAGCTTCGACGCGACGCTGGTCTGGATGAGCGACGAGGCGATGGCCACCGGCCGCAGCTATCTGATGAAGTGCGCGACGCGCACGGTCGGGGCAACGGTCAATGCGGTCGAGCACCGGGTGAACGTCAACACGCTGGAGCGCTCGCCGGCGACGGCGCTCGGTCTGAACGAGATCGGCCGCGTGTCGCTGCTGACCGACCGTCTGCTCGCTTTCGACGCCTACGAATCGGTGCGCGACACCGGCAGCTTCATCCTGATCGACCGGCTCACCAACAACACGGTCGGCGCCGGTCTGCTGCACGCCGCCCGCAGCCGTCCGCGCGACCTGAGCTGGACCCGTCTGGAAGCCGGCCGAGCCGCGCGCGCCGCACTGAAGCAGCAGTCACCGCTGCTGCTGTGGGCCGGCGAGGGCATCGCCGCCGACAAGCTGGAACAGAAGCTGATGTCGCTCGGCCGCCACACCATCACGCTGCCAGCTGCCACTGCAGATCTGCCGCGCATCGCCGGCATCCTGCTCGACGCCGGTCTGGTGGTGGTGATCGACGCTGACTCGGCGCAGCCGGACAGCCTGGTCGCCGCACTGCCGGCTGGCGAGCACGTCGAACTGAAGATCGACGCCGCTGCCGCGCAGGCCGCGCTGGACGCCAGCGGCACCCGCTTGGCACTGGCGGCGGGGGCGGCCGAAGAGATGGTCGAGCAGATCGTCGAAACCCTGCGCCGCGCCGGACGTCTGAGCTGA
- a CDS encoding class I SAM-dependent methyltransferase has translation MSAQPSADDDDAVRAASIEKYRKRAAGYDATCGPTWPIRERAVAMLGLQPGQSVLDVGCGTGLSLPLLRAAVGDAGRVYGFDQSPEMLAQARQRVSEAGWDNVDLFETAAQGLRLPHPVDALLFHYTHDILRSRSAVDSLLACARPGAVVAIAGIKYFPGWLAPLNLWVYLKNHGYNGAPGDLRTPWDRIAPHLVDWSITPTQYGMGYLARGRLPE, from the coding sequence ATGAGCGCCCAGCCTTCTGCAGACGACGATGACGCGGTCCGCGCCGCGTCGATCGAGAAGTACCGCAAGCGCGCCGCCGGCTACGACGCCACCTGCGGGCCGACCTGGCCGATCCGCGAACGCGCGGTCGCGATGCTCGGTCTGCAGCCCGGTCAGTCGGTACTCGACGTCGGCTGCGGCACCGGCCTCAGCCTGCCGCTGCTGCGAGCAGCGGTCGGTGACGCCGGGCGGGTCTATGGCTTCGACCAGAGCCCCGAAATGCTGGCGCAGGCGCGCCAGCGCGTGAGCGAAGCCGGCTGGGACAACGTCGATCTGTTCGAAACCGCAGCCCAGGGCCTGCGCCTGCCGCATCCGGTGGACGCGCTGCTGTTCCACTACACCCACGACATCCTGCGTTCGCGCAGCGCGGTCGACAGCCTGCTGGCCTGCGCACGACCGGGTGCCGTGGTGGCGATCGCCGGCATCAAGTATTTCCCGGGCTGGCTGGCGCCGCTCAATCTCTGGGTCTATCTGAAGAACCACGGCTACAACGGCGCGCCGGGCGACCTGCGCACGCCGTGGGACCGCATCGCGCCGCATCTGGTCGACTGGTCGATCACGCCCACCCAGTACGGCATGGGCTATCTGGCCCGCGGCCGCCTGCCGGAATGA
- a CDS encoding sulfatase-like hydrolase/transferase, whose protein sequence is MTDRPASGPKQAIAALAALLLGNALLSANNLWPTPFIVPDHRLSPEFVGLWLALMVVVARYGRLPARALTVFTALFLLFAIGRYADVTVPGLFGRPVNLFWDGQQVPRFLWVTAQGLPWWVSVGALVGTALLGWALWRGARALVGQIAHRAVPYALRHRWSRVATVLATLLVAANLAGVEATWPVVSRPITPTYWRQATLLSTLMSPEAVARALPQMPALDDALALPPGRALSALRGRDVYLMPLESYGAVVYDNAEAARQLQPARDRLAQDLAAGGWQVVSAFMRSPTFGGASDLAQLGMLSGLDLSDPRRHDLLVTTERPTLITLFRRNGYRTYGFYPALFWEWPERVFYGYDVFIDGRDLRYPGPDMGYWKIPDQYSAERFEQLHPRTPGEPPRFVFFPTITSHLPFSPVPPFQPDIDRLLGDTPFDPADAARALATRPDWLNMFPDYIGTIEYTLRWLGDHLRRAPARDTLYVLAGDHQPVAGVSGEGASWDVPVHIVSRDPELLARFVAQGFQPGLAPPRTPVGGLHDLTAVMLRAFGDLPTAQLGAATTHGRVTAQATSSAAGTTGAALSR, encoded by the coding sequence ATGACCGACCGACCCGCGTCGGGCCCGAAGCAGGCCATCGCCGCGCTGGCTGCGCTGCTGCTCGGCAACGCGCTGCTCAGCGCCAACAATCTGTGGCCCACGCCCTTCATCGTGCCGGATCATCGGCTGTCGCCCGAATTCGTCGGGCTGTGGCTGGCGCTGATGGTGGTGGTTGCCCGCTATGGCCGCCTGCCGGCCCGCGCACTCACGGTCTTTACCGCGCTGTTCCTGCTGTTCGCGATCGGCCGCTACGCCGACGTGACCGTGCCCGGTCTGTTCGGCCGGCCGGTCAATCTGTTCTGGGACGGCCAGCAGGTGCCGCGCTTCCTCTGGGTGACCGCGCAGGGCCTGCCCTGGTGGGTGAGCGTCGGTGCGCTGGTTGGGACAGCGCTGCTCGGCTGGGCGCTGTGGCGTGGCGCGCGCGCGCTGGTCGGGCAGATCGCGCACCGCGCCGTTCCGTACGCGCTGCGTCACCGCTGGTCGCGCGTCGCGACCGTACTGGCGACGCTGCTGGTGGCGGCCAATCTGGCCGGCGTCGAGGCAACCTGGCCGGTCGTGTCGCGGCCGATCACGCCGACCTACTGGCGGCAGGCCACTTTGCTTTCCACGCTGATGTCGCCGGAGGCGGTGGCGCGCGCGCTGCCGCAGATGCCGGCGCTGGACGACGCGCTGGCGTTGCCGCCCGGCCGCGCGCTGAGCGCGCTGCGCGGCCGCGACGTCTATCTGATGCCGCTCGAATCCTACGGCGCGGTGGTCTATGACAATGCCGAGGCGGCGCGTCAGCTGCAGCCAGCGCGCGACCGTCTGGCGCAGGACCTCGCCGCCGGTGGCTGGCAGGTGGTGTCGGCCTTCATGCGCTCGCCCACCTTCGGCGGCGCGTCCGACCTCGCCCAGCTGGGCATGCTGTCCGGTCTCGATCTGAGCGACCCGCGTCGGCACGACCTGCTGGTCACTACCGAGCGACCGACGCTGATCACGCTGTTCCGCCGCAACGGCTACCGCACTTACGGCTTCTATCCGGCGCTGTTCTGGGAGTGGCCGGAGCGTGTGTTCTACGGCTACGACGTGTTCATCGACGGCCGCGACCTGCGCTACCCGGGACCCGACATGGGCTACTGGAAGATTCCTGATCAGTATTCGGCCGAACGCTTCGAACAGCTGCATCCGCGCACGCCTGGCGAGCCCCCGCGCTTCGTGTTCTTCCCGACCATCACCAGCCATCTGCCGTTCTCGCCGGTGCCGCCTTTCCAGCCCGACATCGACCGCCTGCTCGGCGACACGCCCTTCGATCCGGCCGATGCGGCGCGCGCGCTGGCGACGAGGCCGGACTGGCTGAACATGTTCCCGGACTACATCGGCACCATCGAATACACCTTGCGCTGGCTGGGCGACCACCTGCGACGGGCGCCGGCGCGCGACACGCTGTACGTGCTGGCCGGCGACCACCAGCCGGTGGCCGGTGTCAGCGGCGAAGGCGCGTCATGGGACGTGCCGGTGCACATCGTGTCGCGCGACCCGGAACTGCTGGCGCGCTTCGTCGCTCAGGGCTTCCAGCCGGGGCTGGCGCCGCCGCGCACGCCCGTCGGAGGACTGCACGACCTGACCGCCGTGATGCTGCGCGCCTTTGGCGATCTGCCGACCGCGCAACTCGGCGCTGCAACGACGCACGGAAGGGTGACGGCTCAGGCGACGTCGAGCGCGGCGGGCACGACTGGCGCGGCCTTGTCGCGGTAG
- a CDS encoding ATP-grasp domain-containing protein has protein sequence MPARPRTGLLFAYDWDRIGFARSGADHAFDHAGFDLFSFPSNLRLIGFDLERFAERTAARGRRRDWSAVISHHEAFGALAAALVAERLGLPCAPPEAILAAQHKLHARRVLEAVAPEACLRFAALDMVCGDDVPARLPAGFAYPVYAKPIKAAFSVLAREVDSRDALQAHTRFDLAERRIIRRLIEPFDRVCRARLPEAGSAHRMLLEEPVDPATPQFNLDGWVFDGQVHALGVVDAIMHPGTQAFMRWELPSRLPASVQARALDVARRFLGAIGYDHGFFNLEFFYDDARDRLTVIECNPRLASQFSDLYLRVHGIDAHAWSLALAHGEDPRLLRREAPRARVAASLVYRAFDEDEVPAMPDAALCARFAEAFPDALLFAFGRRGRALRRDLKWTGSHRYGIVHLDAADAAGLRARAETASDLLGWRAPYRDKAAPVVPAALDVA, from the coding sequence GTGCCCGCCAGACCGCGTACCGGCCTGCTGTTCGCCTACGACTGGGATCGCATCGGCTTCGCCCGTTCGGGCGCGGACCACGCCTTCGACCACGCCGGCTTCGATCTGTTTTCGTTTCCATCCAATCTGCGGCTGATCGGCTTCGATCTCGAACGCTTCGCCGAGCGCACCGCGGCGCGCGGCCGGCGGCGCGACTGGTCGGCGGTGATCTCGCATCACGAAGCTTTCGGCGCGCTGGCGGCGGCGCTGGTGGCCGAGCGGCTCGGGCTGCCCTGTGCGCCGCCCGAAGCCATTCTGGCCGCACAGCACAAGCTGCACGCGCGGCGCGTGCTGGAGGCGGTCGCGCCAGAGGCCTGCCTGCGCTTCGCCGCGTTGGACATGGTGTGCGGCGACGACGTGCCGGCACGGCTGCCGGCCGGCTTTGCCTACCCGGTCTACGCAAAGCCGATCAAGGCGGCCTTTTCGGTGCTGGCGCGCGAGGTCGACAGCCGCGATGCGCTGCAGGCGCACACCCGTTTTGATCTTGCCGAGCGCCGGATCATCCGCCGCCTGATCGAACCGTTCGACCGCGTCTGTCGCGCACGGCTGCCCGAGGCCGGCAGTGCGCATCGCATGCTGCTGGAGGAGCCGGTCGATCCGGCGACGCCGCAGTTCAATCTCGACGGCTGGGTGTTCGACGGGCAGGTTCATGCACTGGGCGTGGTCGACGCCATCATGCATCCGGGTACCCAGGCCTTCATGCGCTGGGAACTGCCCAGCCGGCTGCCGGCGTCGGTACAGGCGCGCGCGCTCGACGTGGCGCGCCGCTTCCTCGGCGCCATCGGCTACGACCACGGCTTCTTCAATCTCGAATTCTTCTACGACGACGCGCGTGACCGGCTCACCGTGATCGAGTGCAATCCGCGTCTGGCGTCGCAGTTTTCCGACCTCTACCTGCGCGTGCACGGCATCGATGCGCACGCCTGGTCGCTGGCGCTGGCGCACGGCGAGGACCCGCGTCTGCTGCGTCGCGAGGCACCACGAGCCCGCGTCGCGGCCAGCCTGGTCTATCGCGCCTTCGATGAGGACGAGGTGCCGGCGATGCCGGACGCGGCGCTGTGCGCGCGCTTCGCCGAGGCCTTTCCGGATGCGCTGCTGTTCGCTTTCGGCCGGCGCGGCCGGGCCTTGCGGCGCGATCTGAAATGGACCGGCAGTCACCGCTACGGCATCGTTCATCTGGATGCGGCCGATGCCGCCGGGCTGCGTGCTCGCGCAGAGACGGCCAGCGACCTGCTTGGCTGGCGCGCCCCCTACCGCGACAAGGCCGCGCCAGTCGTGCCCGCCGCGCTCGACGTCGCCTGA
- the egtD gene encoding L-histidine N(alpha)-methyltransferase: MVRTPRFIQLQAVDDARQMPALWAGLQAPVARVSPKYFYDALGSRLFEAITELDEYYPTRTEAAIFDAHAADMAARLCAYVGPAHDLIDLGAGNCAKAAKLFPQFAPRRYVAVDISVDFLKHSIECLQRAHPDMDMVGVGLDFSAALALPATLYEGPALVFFPGSSIGNFAPDEALRLLRETRAAARGGALLIGVDLVKDKAVLDAAYDDALGVTAAFNLNLLRHLNRIAGTDFSIADWRHVAFFDPANSRIEMHLEARQSLTVRWPGGERRFAVGERILTEHSWKWTRERFDALLREAGFDDITCWTDTRDGFAVFLACA, from the coding sequence ATGGTGCGCACGCCGCGTTTCATCCAGCTGCAAGCGGTCGACGACGCGCGGCAGATGCCGGCGCTGTGGGCCGGTCTGCAGGCGCCGGTGGCGCGGGTGTCGCCAAAGTATTTCTACGACGCGCTGGGTTCGCGGCTGTTCGAAGCGATCACCGAACTGGACGAGTACTACCCGACGCGCACCGAGGCCGCCATTTTTGACGCCCACGCCGCCGACATGGCGGCGCGCTTGTGCGCGTACGTGGGGCCCGCCCATGACCTGATCGACCTCGGCGCAGGCAACTGCGCCAAGGCGGCGAAGCTGTTTCCGCAATTCGCGCCACGTCGCTACGTCGCGGTCGACATATCGGTCGACTTCCTCAAGCACTCGATCGAATGCCTGCAGCGCGCCCATCCCGACATGGACATGGTGGGTGTCGGCCTCGACTTTTCCGCCGCCCTCGCGCTGCCGGCGACGCTGTACGAAGGTCCGGCGCTGGTCTTCTTTCCTGGCTCAAGCATCGGCAACTTCGCGCCGGACGAAGCGCTGCGTCTGCTGCGCGAGACGCGTGCGGCTGCCCGCGGCGGCGCGCTGCTGATCGGCGTCGATCTGGTCAAGGACAAGGCGGTGCTGGACGCCGCTTACGACGACGCGCTGGGCGTCACCGCCGCCTTCAACCTCAATCTGCTGCGTCACCTGAACCGCATCGCCGGCACCGATTTCAGCATCGCCGACTGGCGTCACGTCGCCTTCTTCGACCCTGCAAATTCGCGCATTGAAATGCACCTGGAGGCGCGCCAGTCGCTCACCGTGCGCTGGCCGGGCGGCGAGCGCCGCTTTGCCGTTGGCGAGCGCATCCTGACCGAGCACTCATGGAAATGGACGCGCGAGCGCTTCGACGCCTTGCTGCGCGAAGCCGGTTTCGATGACATCACCTGCTGGACCGACACGCGCGACGGCTTCGCCGTCTTCCTCGCGTGCGCCTGA